Proteins co-encoded in one Halorussus vallis genomic window:
- a CDS encoding NAD(P)/FAD-dependent oxidoreductase, producing MSRTPTYEVVVVGGGPAGLTTALYATRLGHRTALVNREGGRYESVAAVHNLLAVSEDATGRGVTELGIEQLVEYGADYYEDDVRSVEERADSDADAQFQITAERADLLADRVVFATGFTDEPPRVPGLRRFTGRGLHYCLHCDAYTLGDAPVFVLGHDDHAAHAAMVLLNFTDDVDLLTNDEEPTWSDAVDEQVRAHPVDVVEDRVDHAFPEREGEDERTDPDEPPWLGGLEFADGRSREYAGGFAMYGQEYNAELADRLGCERNEDGSIAVNDRRETSVEGAYAVGDLTHGQNQTPIALGDGAYAGIALHKDLRTFPLPPGELDDVETEDVPSAPDDIRARMRRVRELDEHAGMRPE from the coding sequence ATGAGTCGAACTCCGACGTACGAGGTCGTCGTCGTGGGCGGGGGACCTGCGGGGCTGACGACCGCGCTCTACGCGACGCGGCTCGGCCACCGGACCGCGCTGGTGAACCGCGAGGGCGGCCGATACGAGTCCGTCGCGGCCGTCCACAACCTGCTGGCGGTTTCGGAGGACGCCACCGGCCGCGGGGTGACCGAACTGGGCATCGAACAACTGGTCGAGTACGGCGCGGACTACTACGAGGACGACGTGCGCTCGGTCGAGGAGCGAGCGGACTCCGACGCCGACGCTCAATTCCAGATTACAGCCGAGCGCGCCGACCTGCTGGCCGACCGCGTGGTCTTCGCCACGGGGTTCACCGACGAACCGCCGCGGGTCCCCGGACTCCGCCGGTTCACCGGCCGCGGCCTCCACTACTGTCTCCACTGCGACGCCTACACGCTGGGCGACGCGCCCGTCTTCGTTCTCGGCCACGACGACCACGCGGCCCACGCTGCGATGGTCCTGCTCAACTTCACCGACGACGTCGACCTCCTGACAAACGACGAGGAACCGACGTGGAGCGACGCCGTCGACGAGCAGGTCCGCGCCCACCCCGTGGACGTGGTCGAGGACCGCGTCGACCACGCGTTCCCCGAACGCGAGGGCGAGGACGAGCGCACCGACCCCGACGAACCGCCGTGGCTTGGCGGCCTGGAGTTCGCCGACGGACGCAGTCGCGAGTACGCCGGGGGCTTCGCCATGTACGGCCAAGAGTACAACGCCGAACTCGCCGACCGACTCGGCTGCGAGCGCAACGAGGACGGCTCGATCGCCGTGAACGACCGCCGCGAAACCAGCGTCGAGGGCGCGTACGCGGTCGGCGACCTGACCCACGGTCAGAACCAGACGCCTATCGCGCTCGGCGATGGGGCGTACGCCGGCATCGCGCTCCACAAGGACCTCCGGACGTTCCCGCTCCCGCCGGGCGAACTAGACGACGTCGAAACCGAGGACGTGCCGAGCGCGCCCGACGATATCCGGGCGCGGATGCGCCGGGTGCGGGAGTTGGACGAGCACGCGGGGATGCGTCCGGAGTAG
- the engB gene encoding GTP-binding protein EngB → MFENRPDRDAEVVFVGRSNVGKSTLMRELTGHTFDTGSKPGVTRSPNHYDWASEDFVLTDLPGFGFMSGVPEERREQIKTDIVRYVEDNAEKILVGVLVVDGKSVVDIIDRHSGEDEIPYDVEMFYFLRDVGIPVVVAVNKMDKVDDEDERLNELCERLGLHPPWKQWQDTIAPISAKRGNIDAFTEAVRHHLHEQKRDDLFKFF, encoded by the coding sequence ATGTTCGAGAACCGACCGGACCGGGACGCCGAGGTAGTCTTCGTCGGCCGGTCGAACGTCGGCAAGTCTACCCTGATGCGAGAGCTGACGGGCCACACCTTCGACACCGGGAGCAAGCCCGGCGTCACGCGGTCGCCGAACCACTACGACTGGGCGAGCGAGGACTTCGTGCTGACCGACCTGCCCGGCTTCGGGTTCATGTCCGGCGTCCCCGAGGAGCGTCGCGAGCAGATCAAGACCGACATCGTCCGCTACGTCGAGGACAACGCGGAGAAGATTCTCGTGGGCGTGCTCGTCGTCGACGGCAAGAGTGTCGTCGACATCATCGACCGCCACTCTGGCGAGGACGAGATTCCCTACGACGTCGAGATGTTCTACTTCCTGCGTGACGTGGGCATCCCGGTCGTCGTCGCGGTCAACAAGATGGACAAGGTCGACGACGAGGACGAGCGCCTGAACGAACTCTGCGAGCGCCTGGGTCTGCACCCGCCGTGGAAGCAGTGGCAGGACACCATCGCGCCCATCTCGGCAAAGCGAGGGAACATCGACGCCTTCACCGAGGCGGTCCGCCACCACCTCCACGAGCAGAAGCGCGACGACCTGTTCAAGTTCTTCTAA
- a CDS encoding TIGR00341 family protein encodes MRLIEVLVPDERRDGVLTVLDEENIDYVLTAEESGREAASVVRFPLPTQAVEGVLSNLREAGLEDDRYTVVASAESARTRNFSELEDRFVAGGEEDDRIAHEEIRAKAMDMTPDPLTYYAMTLLSALVATAGLLLDSPAIVVGSMVIAPQVGSALTASVGAVLGDRKMAFDGLASQAYGLALAIVGALVFGGVLQAAAFVPPALDVTTVSQIGKRASPGLLSLAVAIAAGSAGAFGLATALPVSLVGVMIAAAIVPAAAAVGIGLAAGRPVVALGALSLLVVNALAINLMGIVTLRLLGYQSRDVPDDGRDRMSLARKVVAAGLVLAVTAGAGVAMAQQMAFENAANRQVQDVLAQDQYAELELSSVETEYNDRGLFDPAQEVTVVVSRPSNVPYPRLAEEVADSLADRLGQRVRVEIQFVERQRATA; translated from the coding sequence ATGCGGCTCATCGAAGTTCTCGTGCCGGACGAGCGACGAGACGGCGTGCTGACGGTGCTGGACGAGGAGAACATCGACTACGTGCTCACCGCCGAGGAGAGCGGCCGGGAGGCCGCCTCGGTGGTCCGGTTCCCGCTGCCGACCCAGGCGGTCGAGGGGGTGTTGTCGAACCTCCGGGAGGCCGGTCTGGAGGACGACCGCTACACGGTGGTCGCCAGCGCGGAGTCGGCCCGGACCCGGAACTTCTCGGAACTCGAAGACCGGTTCGTCGCGGGCGGCGAGGAGGACGACCGAATCGCCCACGAGGAGATACGGGCGAAGGCGATGGACATGACGCCCGACCCGCTGACCTACTACGCGATGACCCTGCTGTCGGCGCTGGTCGCGACCGCCGGCCTCCTGCTTGACTCGCCGGCCATCGTCGTCGGGTCGATGGTCATCGCCCCGCAGGTCGGGTCGGCGCTCACCGCCAGCGTCGGCGCGGTCCTCGGCGACCGGAAGATGGCGTTCGACGGCCTCGCCTCGCAGGCCTACGGCCTCGCGCTCGCAATCGTCGGCGCGCTGGTGTTCGGGGGAGTCCTCCAGGCGGCGGCGTTCGTCCCGCCGGCCCTCGACGTGACGACCGTCTCCCAGATCGGCAAGCGCGCCTCGCCGGGCCTGCTCTCGCTCGCGGTGGCGATCGCGGCGGGGTCGGCCGGCGCGTTCGGCCTCGCGACCGCGCTCCCCGTCTCGCTAGTCGGCGTGATGATCGCCGCCGCCATCGTTCCGGCGGCCGCCGCGGTCGGCATCGGCCTCGCGGCCGGTCGCCCCGTGGTCGCGCTCGGCGCGCTCAGCCTGCTGGTGGTCAACGCGCTCGCCATCAACCTCATGGGCATCGTCACCCTCCGCCTGTTGGGCTACCAGAGTCGCGACGTCCCCGACGACGGGCGCGACCGCATGAGCCTGGCGCGAAAGGTCGTCGCCGCCGGTCTGGTGCTCGCCGTCACCGCGGGCGCGGGCGTCGCCATGGCCCAACAGATGGCGTTCGAGAACGCCGCCAACCGCCAGGTCCAGGACGTGCTCGCCCAGGACCAGTACGCCGAACTCGAACTGTCGAGCGTCGAGACGGAGTACAACGACCGCGGGCTGTTCGACCCCGCCCAGGAGGTGACGGTCGTCGTGAGTCGCCCCTCGAACGTCCCGTACCCGCGGCTGGCGGAGGAGGTCGCAGACAGCCTCGCCGACCGACTCGGCCAGCGCGTGCGGGTCGAAATCCAGTTCGTCGAACGCCAGCGGGCGACGGCGTGA
- a CDS encoding SIMPL domain-containing protein, protein MHRGVLSTLAVALLLVTAGCAGSLDPTATANAQEQNATADGQTISVSASGQAEAEPNQAILRVSVVAEGDDVNAIRQQLAENVSQLRAALENASVSDDQIRTVAYNIDQRYYTTTEKPGRQPEFRGVHAFEITLSNVDRVGRIIDVAVSNGANRVDGVELTLSEERRREVRADALRDAMNNARGNADVLAQSANLSVTGVHSVSTGDVSFSPVRATVTESGAASDAGTNIESGPVTVSAQVQVVYNATSA, encoded by the coding sequence ATGCACAGGGGAGTACTCTCGACACTGGCAGTCGCGTTGCTTCTGGTCACCGCCGGGTGCGCCGGAAGCCTCGACCCGACCGCGACTGCGAACGCACAGGAACAGAACGCCACCGCCGACGGCCAGACCATCAGCGTCTCCGCGAGCGGACAGGCGGAGGCCGAACCGAACCAGGCGATACTGCGGGTGTCGGTCGTCGCCGAGGGTGACGACGTCAACGCGATTCGCCAGCAACTCGCGGAGAACGTTTCGCAGTTGCGCGCGGCGCTGGAGAACGCCAGCGTCTCCGACGACCAGATTCGGACGGTCGCCTACAACATCGACCAGCGCTACTACACGACGACCGAGAAACCCGGACGGCAACCGGAGTTCCGCGGCGTCCACGCCTTCGAAATCACGCTCTCGAACGTCGACCGAGTGGGTCGCATCATCGACGTGGCGGTCTCGAACGGCGCCAACCGCGTCGACGGCGTCGAACTCACGCTCTCCGAGGAGCGCCGCCGCGAAGTGCGCGCCGACGCGCTCCGCGACGCGATGAACAACGCCCGCGGGAACGCCGACGTGCTCGCCCAGAGCGCGAACCTCTCGGTAACCGGCGTCCACAGCGTCTCGACCGGCGACGTGAGCTTCAGCCCGGTTCGGGCGACCGTCACCGAGTCCGGTGCCGCGAGCGACGCCGGGACGAACATCGAGTCCGGCCCGGTGACGGTCTCCGCCCAGGTACAGGTCGTCTACAACGCGACCAGCGCGTAA
- a CDS encoding PRC-barrel domain containing protein: MPDLTNDEVAKRVVDGAGNDIGIVDSVQDGTAYVDPANDIGAVKSKLDWGADEHDTYPLRNDAIAEVTDEEVRLCSEYRPD, from the coding sequence ATGCCAGATCTTACCAACGACGAGGTAGCGAAGCGCGTGGTCGACGGTGCGGGCAACGACATCGGAATCGTCGATTCGGTCCAGGACGGCACCGCCTACGTCGACCCCGCAAACGACATCGGCGCGGTGAAGTCGAAACTCGACTGGGGCGCCGACGAACACGACACCTACCCGCTCCGCAACGACGCCATCGCCGAGGTGACCGACGAGGAAGTGCGGCTATGCTCGGAGTACCGACCCGACTGA
- the ddh gene encoding D-2-hydroxyacid dehydrogenase, with translation MHIDRLGVHESVDAVFPPEELAEVLSDLDCEVGVVGDDPAELSACDAVVTFGPNDAYLDADLVWIHSIQAGYDHFPLEEFESRGVVFTNSTGIHDTSVGEFAVGLMLTFARRLHDYVRSQERREWAHPEWHEPFTLQGERLCVVGLGTLGRGIAERADALGMDVVGVRRSGEPTPHTSEVYTPDDLHEAIEDAAFVALAVPLNDATEGLFGTAEFAAMREDAYLLNVARGPVVVESELVEALREGELGGAGLDVFEEEPLPEDSPLWEMDEVIVTPHRAAAERDYHRHIAELVRENVERGERGEEFVNRIA, from the coding sequence ATGCACATCGACCGTCTCGGCGTCCACGAGTCCGTCGACGCCGTCTTTCCTCCGGAAGAACTCGCCGAAGTACTCTCCGACCTCGACTGCGAAGTCGGCGTCGTCGGCGACGACCCCGCAGAACTCTCGGCTTGCGACGCGGTGGTCACGTTCGGCCCGAACGACGCCTACCTCGACGCAGACCTCGTCTGGATTCACTCCATCCAGGCGGGCTACGACCACTTCCCACTCGAGGAGTTCGAATCGCGGGGCGTCGTCTTCACCAACAGCACCGGCATCCACGACACCAGCGTCGGCGAGTTCGCGGTGGGGCTGATGCTCACCTTCGCCCGCAGACTCCACGACTACGTCCGGTCCCAGGAGCGCCGCGAGTGGGCCCACCCCGAGTGGCACGAACCGTTCACCCTGCAGGGCGAGCGCCTCTGCGTCGTCGGCCTCGGCACCCTCGGCCGCGGCATCGCCGAGCGGGCCGACGCGCTCGGCATGGACGTCGTCGGGGTCCGGCGCTCGGGCGAGCCGACCCCGCACACCAGCGAGGTGTACACCCCCGACGACCTCCACGAGGCCATCGAGGACGCCGCGTTCGTCGCGCTGGCGGTGCCGCTGAACGACGCGACTGAGGGGCTGTTCGGGACCGCCGAGTTCGCGGCGATGCGTGAGGACGCCTACCTGCTCAACGTCGCCCGCGGTCCGGTGGTCGTAGAGTCCGAACTCGTCGAGGCGCTCCGCGAGGGCGAACTCGGGGGTGCGGGCCTCGACGTGTTCGAGGAAGAACCGCTCCCCGAGGATTCGCCGCTGTGGGAGATGGACGAGGTCATCGTCACGCCCCACCGGGCCGCCGCCGAACGGGACTACCACCGGCACATCGCGGAGTTGGTCCGGGAGAACGTCGAGCGTGGGGAGAGGGGCGAGGAGTTCGTCAATCGAATCGCGTAA
- a CDS encoding TIGR00341 family protein: MRLVQVSIPAGKRQTVVDVLEDEGVDYMLSDETSGREYTAIAHFPLPTNAVQPIIDKLQDAGLGDEAHMVIIDAETDTSRRYEELEKRFAEENGDTERIAREELRTQANEMSPEFPTFVAMTVISAVVATAGMLLDSPAVVVGSMVIAPLIGPAMGASVGTVIGDTKLFREGVKLQFVGGAGAILSATLFALLVRYGYLFPPQTNVTAIGQVSGRLTPDFLSLVVALGAGAAGVLSMASGVSVALVGVMIAAALVPPAAAVGIAIAWWKPMAALSSGVLVLVNILSINLSGLIVLWYLGYRPKTWFELDETRATLFKRIGVLMVALAVLSVFLGGVTYTTIQTATFHEDAEQEINAVLESPQYTDAELLNVEFQDGGQLPFDRSDRVVVTVGHPPGEQYPQLAERLSRRVNGDNAHRVAVQVRYVEVETVEA; encoded by the coding sequence ATGCGGTTAGTGCAGGTGTCGATACCGGCGGGCAAGCGCCAGACGGTAGTCGACGTGCTCGAAGACGAGGGAGTCGATTACATGTTGAGCGACGAGACGAGCGGTCGGGAGTACACCGCCATCGCCCACTTCCCGCTGCCGACCAACGCCGTCCAGCCGATTATCGACAAACTCCAGGACGCCGGCCTCGGCGACGAGGCCCACATGGTCATTATCGACGCCGAGACGGACACCTCCCGGCGGTACGAGGAACTGGAGAAGCGTTTCGCCGAGGAGAACGGCGACACCGAGCGCATCGCCCGCGAGGAACTCCGGACGCAGGCTAACGAGATGTCGCCGGAGTTCCCGACGTTCGTGGCGATGACCGTCATCAGCGCGGTGGTGGCGACCGCCGGCATGCTGCTGGACTCGCCGGCGGTCGTGGTCGGGTCGATGGTCATCGCGCCGCTCATCGGCCCCGCGATGGGCGCGAGCGTCGGCACCGTCATCGGCGACACGAAACTATTCCGCGAGGGCGTGAAACTCCAGTTCGTCGGCGGCGCGGGCGCCATCCTCAGCGCGACCCTGTTCGCGCTGCTGGTCCGGTACGGCTACCTCTTCCCGCCGCAGACGAACGTGACCGCCATCGGGCAAGTGAGCGGTCGGCTCACCCCCGACTTCCTCTCGCTGGTCGTCGCGCTCGGAGCGGGCGCGGCCGGGGTGTTGAGCATGGCGTCCGGCGTCTCGGTGGCGCTGGTCGGCGTGATGATCGCCGCGGCGCTGGTGCCGCCCGCGGCGGCGGTCGGCATCGCCATCGCGTGGTGGAAGCCGATGGCGGCGCTGAGTTCGGGCGTGCTCGTGCTGGTCAACATCCTCTCCATCAACCTCTCGGGTCTGATCGTCCTCTGGTACCTGGGCTACCGCCCGAAGACGTGGTTCGAACTGGACGAGACGCGCGCGACGCTGTTCAAGCGAATCGGAGTCTTGATGGTGGCGCTCGCGGTGCTGTCGGTGTTCCTCGGCGGCGTCACCTACACGACCATCCAGACCGCGACGTTCCACGAGGACGCGGAACAGGAGATAAACGCGGTGCTCGAGTCGCCGCAGTACACCGATGCCGAACTGCTGAACGTGGAGTTCCAGGACGGCGGGCAACTCCCGTTCGACCGCTCGGACCGGGTCGTCGTCACCGTCGGCCACCCGCCGGGCGAACAGTACCCGCAGTTGGCCGAGCGCCTGAGCAGGCGCGTCAACGGCGACAACGCCCACCGCGTCGCCGTCCAGGTTCGGTACGTCGAAGTCGAGACGGTCGAGGCCTGA
- a CDS encoding HNH endonuclease, whose product MDSVFRIGDEYVDKGSPKNPEDEFLRLIRGPLKTGIKNTGGIRDLSSQVTDDPAAIVIVSNDTGVSQYEDPWQDVLAVSLGHIDYWGDAKKGNPYDESQQNEKVKRAFDQAARGNRDRVPPILVFRKPRSGVVQFCGLCVPDHIEVDQYADAAGNHVPNYLFHLTILNTDTVSPTWMHNRVRADSDERAPEVWKTWVKTGEVEQWPTGEAVNAGGRRRRYEREEVTVSPQFRTEVFDRYKNQCAMTGIGHPSLLDLAHVLPRSEHPERAEDPKNALVLNSLHHRAFDAGLFTLDADYRLRVDPSFNPEHPFLRESIVERQGTRIELPSNVDIGEEHLEKRNAGLGWL is encoded by the coding sequence ATGGACTCCGTGTTTCGTATCGGTGACGAGTATGTGGATAAAGGAAGCCCGAAGAACCCCGAAGATGAGTTTCTCCGTCTGATTCGCGGTCCGCTAAAGACCGGAATCAAGAACACCGGCGGAATTCGGGATTTAAGTTCTCAAGTGACCGATGACCCTGCGGCCATTGTCATCGTCTCTAACGACACGGGCGTTTCGCAATACGAAGACCCGTGGCAGGACGTGCTGGCCGTCTCACTGGGGCACATCGATTACTGGGGCGACGCAAAGAAGGGGAACCCGTATGATGAGTCTCAGCAGAACGAGAAAGTGAAGCGAGCGTTTGACCAGGCTGCGAGAGGTAACCGTGACCGCGTTCCGCCGATACTTGTATTCCGGAAACCGCGGTCGGGTGTCGTCCAGTTCTGCGGTCTTTGCGTGCCGGATCACATAGAAGTCGACCAATACGCAGACGCGGCCGGAAATCACGTCCCGAACTACCTGTTTCACCTTACGATTCTTAACACCGATACCGTTTCCCCGACGTGGATGCACAACCGAGTGAGAGCGGACAGCGACGAACGAGCGCCGGAAGTTTGGAAAACCTGGGTGAAGACGGGAGAGGTCGAACAGTGGCCGACGGGTGAGGCCGTGAATGCCGGGGGTCGCCGCCGGCGATACGAACGGGAGGAAGTAACGGTCAGTCCGCAGTTCCGGACCGAAGTGTTTGACCGTTACAAAAATCAGTGCGCGATGACGGGGATTGGGCATCCATCGCTTCTCGACCTGGCACACGTCCTCCCTCGAAGCGAACATCCCGAACGTGCCGAAGACCCGAAAAACGCGCTGGTCTTGAATTCACTCCATCACCGGGCGTTCGATGCCGGGCTGTTCACCCTCGACGCGGATTATCGGCTACGTGTGGACCCGTCGTTCAATCCCGAACATCCGTTTCTTCGGGAGAGCATTGTCGAACGACAGGGGACACGAATCGAACTCCCTTCGAACGTAGACATAGGTGAGGAGCACCTCGAAAAACGAAACGCCGGGCTTGGGTGGCTGTAA